A genomic region of Ignavibacteria bacterium contains the following coding sequences:
- the rpiB gene encoding ribose 5-phosphate isomerase B: MKKLITEADVLKLVRQGLKELYIDENTILTPSAKDVIIREKIELRNIQLKQLSSDSSASKNLVKTIAIGSDHTGFKVKKELINFLSSQGFQVIDVGTNSEQSCDYPDFAYAVAFAVKNNQAERGIVIDATGIPSAMVANKVKGIRAAVGYNEYAIKSSREHNNSNVLSLGARVFDVEILKSFISLWLQTDFEGGRHQKRLDKITDIENRNS; the protein is encoded by the coding sequence ATGAAAAAACTAATTACCGAAGCTGATGTTTTAAAACTGGTTCGACAGGGTTTGAAGGAACTTTACATTGATGAAAACACAATTCTTACTCCATCGGCTAAAGATGTAATAATTAGAGAAAAGATTGAATTAAGAAATATTCAACTTAAACAATTGAGTTCAGATTCATCGGCTTCAAAAAATTTAGTTAAAACAATTGCAATTGGTTCTGATCATACTGGATTTAAGGTAAAAAAAGAGCTAATTAATTTTTTAAGTTCTCAAGGTTTTCAAGTAATTGATGTTGGAACGAACTCCGAGCAGTCCTGCGATTATCCCGATTTTGCTTACGCAGTTGCTTTCGCTGTTAAAAACAATCAAGCTGAAAGAGGAATAGTGATTGATGCAACTGGAATTCCTTCTGCAATGGTTGCAAATAAAGTGAAGGGGATTCGTGCTGCTGTTGGTTATAATGAATATGCAATTAAAAGTTCAAGAGAACATAACAATTCTAATGTTCTGAGTTTAGGTGCCCGCGTATTTGATGTTGAAATTCTAAAATCCTTCATTTCCCTCTGGCTTCAAACAGACTTTGAAGGTGGGCGGCATCAAAAACGTCTTGATAAAATTACTGACATTGAAAATCGAAACTCCTGA
- a CDS encoding dihydroorotate dehydrogenase encodes MNLKVKIGNLELKNPVLVASGTFGYGIESADFLDLNQLGGIITKSLSLKPRKGNPPKRIAETPAGMLNAIGLANIGVEKFIEEKLPLLTKLNTKIIVNIAASSVEEYVECVRILDKEEIDAFEINVSCPNVKEGGLEFGRSLSKVGEITGKVVASTNKPVIIKLTPNVTFISEFAKVAKEEGATAVSAINTFVGMAVNVFTRKPKLSHITGGLSGPAIRPLALAKVFEIVQNVDIPVIGIGGITNSEDALEFLITGAKAVQIGTHNFVDPSAPIKIIKGIEDYLRNFNFKDVNEVIGSLQLS; translated from the coding sequence ATAAATCTTAAAGTTAAAATCGGAAATCTTGAATTAAAGAATCCAGTTCTTGTTGCCAGCGGCACATTTGGTTACGGAATTGAATCAGCTGATTTCCTTGATTTGAATCAGCTCGGAGGAATTATAACAAAATCATTAAGTCTGAAACCAAGAAAAGGAAATCCTCCGAAAAGAATCGCCGAGACACCTGCTGGAATGTTGAACGCAATTGGCTTAGCAAATATAGGTGTTGAAAAATTTATTGAAGAAAAACTTCCGTTATTAACGAAACTCAATACAAAAATAATTGTGAATATTGCAGCAAGTTCTGTAGAAGAATATGTTGAATGTGTCAGAATTCTTGATAAAGAAGAAATTGATGCTTTTGAAATAAATGTTTCCTGCCCAAATGTAAAGGAAGGTGGATTAGAATTTGGAAGAAGCCTTTCAAAAGTTGGTGAAATTACAGGGAAAGTCGTTGCATCAACTAATAAACCAGTAATTATCAAACTTACTCCAAATGTAACTTTTATCAGCGAGTTTGCAAAAGTCGCGAAAGAAGAAGGCGCAACTGCAGTTTCTGCAATTAATACATTTGTAGGAATGGCTGTAAATGTTTTTACAAGAAAACCAAAATTAAGTCATATTACAGGTGGGCTTTCTGGGCCAGCAATCAGGCCACTCGCACTTGCTAAAGTTTTTGAGATCGTTCAAAATGTTGATATTCCAGTTATCGGAATTGGCGGAATTACAAATTCTGAAGATGCTCTTGAGTTTTTAATTACTGGTGCTAAAGCAGTTCAAATTGGAACTCACAATTTTGTTGATCCTTCTGCTCCAATCAAAATTATCAAAGGGATTGAAGATTATCTTAGAAATTTTAATTTCAAAGATGTTAATGAAGTCATCGGATCGCTTCAGTTAAGTTAA
- the rho gene encoding transcription termination factor Rho has product MDISELKSKKIVELNKIAKELEIENYSDLRKQDLIFKILEKQAEKEGYSFSSGVLEVLPDGYGFLRSPDYNYLPSPDDIYVSPSQIKKFNLRTGDTVAGQVRPPKNGERFFALLKVTSVNGEEPEKVMQRRLFDNLTPLYPERKIQLETVPGEYSMRVLDLLAPIGFGQRGLIVSPPKSGKTILLQKIANSITRNHPDVKLIVLLIDERPEEVTDWKRTVKAEVISSTFDEPAERHVQVSDIVIEKAKRLVEMGNDVVILLDSITRLARANNTVIPHSGKILSGGVDAYALHKPKRFFGAARNTEEGGSLTIIATALIDTGSRMDEVIFEEFKGTGNMEIVLDRNLADRRIFPAIDVNRSGTRKEELLIKEETLYRIWLLRKILSDLTPVEAMEFLLDKMRGTKNNKEFLESMNS; this is encoded by the coding sequence ATGGATATTTCCGAACTTAAGAGTAAAAAGATTGTTGAGTTAAATAAAATTGCAAAAGAGCTCGAAATTGAAAATTACTCTGACTTAAGAAAACAGGATTTAATATTTAAGATCCTTGAGAAGCAAGCAGAAAAAGAAGGTTATTCATTCAGCTCTGGTGTGCTTGAAGTTTTACCCGATGGATATGGTTTCTTGCGTTCACCAGATTACAATTACCTGCCTTCACCTGATGATATTTATGTTTCTCCTTCGCAGATCAAAAAATTCAATCTAAGGACAGGCGATACAGTTGCAGGTCAGGTAAGACCACCGAAAAATGGAGAGCGTTTCTTTGCATTACTTAAGGTTACTTCTGTCAATGGCGAAGAACCAGAAAAAGTAATGCAAAGAAGATTGTTTGATAATCTTACCCCTCTTTATCCTGAAAGGAAAATCCAGCTTGAAACTGTTCCAGGTGAATATTCAATGCGAGTGCTTGATTTACTTGCACCCATTGGATTTGGTCAGCGTGGTCTAATTGTTTCGCCGCCTAAGAGTGGTAAGACAATCTTGCTCCAAAAAATTGCCAATTCAATTACTCGTAATCATCCTGATGTGAAATTAATTGTTCTTTTGATAGATGAAAGACCCGAAGAAGTTACCGACTGGAAACGAACAGTTAAAGCAGAAGTCATTTCTTCTACATTTGATGAACCTGCAGAAAGACACGTTCAGGTTTCTGATATTGTTATTGAAAAAGCTAAAAGATTAGTTGAAATGGGCAATGATGTGGTCATCCTGCTTGATAGTATCACAAGACTTGCTCGAGCAAATAATACGGTTATTCCACACTCGGGAAAAATTCTTTCTGGTGGTGTTGATGCTTATGCACTTCACAAACCAAAGAGATTCTTTGGTGCCGCAAGAAATACTGAAGAAGGTGGAAGTCTTACTATAATTGCGACCGCTTTGATTGATACAGGAAGTCGTATGGATGAAGTTATCTTCGAAGAATTTAAAGGTACTGGTAATATGGAAATTGTTCTCGATAGAAATCTCGCCGATAGAAGAATCTTCCCAGCAATTGATGTTAATCGTTCTGGAACTCGAAAAGAAGAATTGCTTATCAAAGAAGAAACTCTTTATAGAATCTGGCTGCTCAGAAAAATCCTTAGTGATCTAACTCCTGTTGAAGCTATGGAATTCTTGCTCGATAAGATGAGAGGAACGAAAAACAACAAAGAATTTCTTGAATCAATGAATAGTTAA
- a CDS encoding amino acid permease, whose product MKQPVEKTSDGLVRGLSVTAATMIVAGSMIGSGVFRKPSIMAEQLMSPELVLLAWVVAGIFTLIGALTNAEVAGMIDATGGQYKYFRTMYGDFIAFIYGWSILAVIQTGSQASIAVVFSEYLGYFIKYPQFSEEVQKFSIYVPLVGNIYPLQDFGTKAVAILCLLFITGINYVGVIFGGGVQTFITFVKIASILLLALLAFIFGNGSLANLTTDAIPVHNEYNVLTMFGLALAGAFWAYDGWNNVTFVAGEVKNPKRNVPKALAFGTLIVMGVYLIINLAYMYVLPIDKIAKSPLVGATLAETIFGPIGGSIISIAIIISTFGAVNGSILATARVHFAMSRDGLFFKPLGKSHPKFSTPGTSLIVQGIWSSILTLTGTFDTISDYVIFASWLFYGMGAFGVFVLRKKMPDTHRPYKVIGYPFLPALFVIFAVLFVGNTLYSDTSNAMMGLILISLGIPFYFYWKYFAKKKA is encoded by the coding sequence ATGAAACAACCTGTTGAGAAAACTTCTGATGGACTTGTAAGAGGTCTCTCAGTAACAGCAGCAACGATGATTGTTGCGGGTTCAATGATTGGCTCAGGAGTTTTTCGTAAGCCATCGATAATGGCTGAGCAATTAATGTCGCCTGAACTCGTTTTACTTGCCTGGGTTGTTGCTGGAATTTTTACACTTATTGGTGCACTAACAAATGCTGAAGTTGCAGGAATGATTGATGCAACGGGTGGTCAATACAAATATTTCAGAACAATGTACGGTGATTTTATTGCGTTTATCTATGGATGGTCAATTCTTGCTGTAATTCAAACTGGAAGTCAGGCATCAATTGCTGTTGTTTTTTCAGAATATCTTGGTTATTTCATTAAGTATCCACAATTCTCTGAAGAGGTTCAAAAATTTTCGATTTATGTTCCACTTGTAGGAAATATTTATCCGCTTCAGGATTTTGGAACAAAAGCTGTCGCGATACTTTGTCTTCTCTTTATAACAGGAATAAATTATGTGGGAGTAATTTTTGGAGGCGGAGTTCAAACTTTTATTACATTTGTAAAGATTGCTTCGATACTCCTTTTAGCTTTACTTGCTTTCATTTTCGGGAACGGAAGCCTGGCAAATCTTACTACGGATGCAATTCCCGTTCACAATGAATACAATGTTTTAACAATGTTTGGTCTCGCACTTGCAGGAGCCTTCTGGGCTTATGACGGTTGGAATAATGTAACTTTTGTTGCCGGCGAAGTGAAAAATCCCAAACGAAATGTTCCAAAAGCTCTTGCATTCGGGACTTTAATTGTTATGGGAGTTTACTTAATTATCAACTTAGCATATATGTATGTCTTGCCAATTGATAAAATTGCAAAATCTCCGCTTGTAGGTGCGACTCTTGCTGAAACAATCTTCGGACCAATTGGTGGATCAATCATTTCAATAGCAATCATCATTTCAACATTTGGTGCAGTGAATGGAAGTATTCTTGCAACTGCTCGAGTTCATTTTGCAATGAGTCGGGATGGATTGTTTTTCAAACCACTCGGCAAATCGCATCCAAAATTTTCTACGCCTGGAACTTCTTTAATCGTGCAGGGAATCTGGTCAAGCATTTTGACTTTAACAGGAACATTCGATACAATCTCTGACTATGTGATATTTGCTTCATGGTTATTTTATGGAATGGGAGCTTTTGGAGTTTTTGTATTAAGAAAGAAAATGCCAGATACTCATCGACCGTATAAAGTTATTGGTTATCCATTTCTTCCAGCATTATTTGTGATCTTTGCGGTTCTTTTTGTCGGCAATACACTTTACTCCGATACAAGCAATGCAATGATGGGATTAATTTTAATTTCACTTGGAATTCCATTTTATTTTTACTGGAAGTATTTTGCAAAAAAGAAGGCTTAG
- a CDS encoding T9SS type A sorting domain-containing protein yields the protein MKVKTLLLFITLNSLIFGQDLTTYPWPLSPTNQSKLISGTFCEYRSTSASGHYHNAVDIPAPAGTPVLAVLPGTVITAYSGDPTGYDNYIRVRSVIDGKNKDITYYHTNPVKSVGQTVNVGDVISTIAIDHVHLIEYYLGNTSVEVNPIRPDGGLTPLIDIWKPSIRSVRFFVDGTSTQLSPNYIGGKVDIIVHIQEANWSGSGSGTNNGSYAIGYKILSADTQTVVYNPPSNSLRYRYYVKPLNDYVNYNYYQPEATTSNHVYIITNGNGADDVHQTRRILNNYWDADLLPDGNYIVMVYTYDTRGNADTVYIPIYKTSVDLIPPSQTNLKAIVSDTTNKITLEWEENPTPDLKGHRIYFSFNNSSWTLRENENVITAVMTSRTYDYTMNKAIYFKINPVDNSPNANVGIQSDVYGIRINSGRPKILIVDGFTRTSGSYKQPYHDFAFYYGSSFDSDFETASAKTVESGLIDLMKYDAVIWFTGDESIADETFNSNEQNIIKNYLRNGGKLFVTGSEIGYDLFENGSTSDRDFYTNYLRANYVTDNSGSLTVYGDSNSVFAGLNFNYGLVSYGSPYNEDYPDAIDTINGSQVLLRYANNKIAGIGYKGLVPQGIKVCNLVYIGFPFETIIGEQNRRNLMTAVLNYFGFTTSVEEIKIQEKDFHLFQNFPNPFNSRTKIRFYLKENANITIQVYDLIGRLVETIENKNFTSGLHEIDWDASNLSSGIYYINLKSNADNKFIKAVLIK from the coding sequence TTGAAAGTCAAAACTTTACTACTCTTTATAACTCTGAATAGTTTAATTTTTGGTCAGGATTTAACTACTTACCCCTGGCCTCTTTCTCCAACAAATCAATCAAAATTAATTTCAGGAACATTCTGTGAATACCGAAGCACTTCAGCTTCCGGTCACTATCACAATGCTGTTGATATTCCTGCACCAGCAGGAACTCCGGTTTTAGCTGTTTTGCCAGGAACAGTAATCACTGCTTATTCAGGTGATCCGACAGGTTATGATAATTATATTCGAGTAAGAAGTGTAATTGATGGTAAAAACAAAGACATAACTTACTATCACACAAATCCAGTTAAGTCTGTTGGACAAACTGTAAATGTTGGTGATGTTATCTCAACAATAGCAATAGATCATGTTCATCTCATTGAATATTATCTTGGCAATACTTCAGTTGAAGTAAATCCAATTCGTCCCGATGGTGGATTAACACCTCTTATCGATATCTGGAAACCATCAATTCGAAGTGTTAGATTTTTTGTTGATGGAACTTCAACACAGCTTTCGCCAAATTATATTGGTGGTAAGGTTGACATTATTGTTCATATTCAAGAAGCAAATTGGAGCGGTTCTGGTTCTGGAACAAACAATGGAAGTTATGCAATTGGTTATAAAATTTTATCGGCAGATACACAAACCGTAGTTTACAATCCACCAAGTAATTCGCTTCGTTATCGTTATTATGTAAAACCATTAAATGATTATGTGAATTATAATTATTATCAGCCAGAGGCAACTACATCAAATCATGTTTACATCATTACAAATGGAAACGGAGCTGATGATGTCCATCAAACTCGTAGAATATTAAATAATTATTGGGATGCAGATCTACTACCTGATGGTAATTATATCGTAATGGTTTATACTTATGATACTCGAGGTAATGCTGATACTGTTTATATTCCTATTTATAAAACTAGCGTTGATTTGATTCCACCTTCTCAAACAAACTTAAAAGCAATCGTTTCTGACACGACTAACAAAATCACCCTTGAGTGGGAAGAAAATCCAACTCCTGATTTGAAAGGACATAGAATTTATTTTTCTTTTAATAACTCAAGCTGGACTTTAAGAGAAAATGAAAATGTCATAACTGCTGTAATGACTTCACGAACTTACGACTATACGATGAATAAAGCCATCTACTTTAAAATTAATCCAGTTGACAACTCTCCAAACGCAAATGTAGGAATTCAAAGTGATGTTTATGGAATTAGAATAAACTCAGGAAGACCAAAAATTTTGATCGTCGATGGATTTACAAGAACATCGGGAAGTTATAAACAACCTTACCACGATTTTGCTTTTTACTATGGTTCAAGTTTCGATTCAGATTTCGAGACTGCGTCAGCTAAAACTGTTGAAAGTGGTTTAATCGATTTAATGAAATACGATGCAGTTATCTGGTTCACTGGCGATGAGTCAATTGCTGATGAGACCTTTAATTCAAATGAACAGAATATTATCAAAAATTACTTGAGGAATGGTGGAAAACTTTTTGTTACAGGTTCCGAAATCGGTTACGATTTATTTGAAAATGGTTCAACTTCGGATCGTGATTTTTATACAAATTATCTAAGGGCGAATTATGTAACTGATAATTCAGGTAGTTTGACAGTTTATGGTGATTCAAATTCTGTCTTTGCTGGATTGAATTTCAATTATGGACTAGTTTCTTATGGATCACCATATAATGAAGATTATCCAGATGCAATTGACACAATCAATGGAAGTCAAGTTTTATTGAGATATGCAAATAATAAAATAGCAGGAATTGGTTATAAAGGCTTAGTTCCTCAAGGCATAAAAGTTTGTAATCTCGTCTATATTGGTTTCCCGTTTGAGACAATTATAGGAGAACAAAATAGAAGAAATTTAATGACTGCAGTTCTAAATTATTTTGGTTTTACAACTTCTGTAGAAGAAATAAAAATTCAAGAGAAAGATTTTCATCTCTTTCAAAACTTTCCAAATCCTTTTAATTCAAGAACAAAAATTAGATTTTACCTTAAAGAAAATGCCAATATAACAATTCAAGTTTATGATTTAATTGGAAGACTAGTTGAGACAATAGAAAATAAAAATTTTACCTCGGGTTTGCATGAAATTGATTGGGATGCATCTAATTTGAGTTCTGGTATTTATTACATTAATTTAAAATCAAATGCTGATAATAAATTCATTAAAGCGGTTTTGATAAAATGA
- a CDS encoding bifunctional folylpolyglutamate synthase/dihydrofolate synthase, protein MNYKQSLEYLYSLQKTGIKLGLENTYRLLELLGNPQNDFKSIHIAGTNGKGSTSSFIASILSEMNFSVGLYTSPHLVRFNERIKVNSNEIEDNYLVEMVNYLKPDIEKIKPTFFEVTTALAFKYFSDKKVDFAVVETGLGGRLDSTNVLLPEISVITKIGYDHKEFLGDTIEDIAREKAGIIKEGVPVIVSQNEEKVKNIFKEFAVKKNAEIIFADENYLHSNLQQSIEKLEVKIFSQKTSNEYLINSPMIGDFQIENLKTSIAAIERLFIGKEIKEAVLNGIKNLKFKLRGRFEVLDTKPQIILDTSHNSDAIRNFLSSLNKLLSSRKVAIFGIMRDKEIDDVIELIESSFDKIFICQAKTERSMKAVELAEKFKHSNVEIFTSVGEALNKAINKIPQDQTIVIFGSNFIVGEAIEFLERKN, encoded by the coding sequence ATGAATTACAAACAATCACTTGAATATCTATATTCACTGCAAAAAACTGGAATTAAACTTGGACTAGAAAACACCTATCGATTACTTGAATTGTTAGGTAATCCACAAAATGACTTCAAGTCAATTCATATTGCAGGTACAAATGGCAAAGGTTCAACTTCCAGTTTTATTGCATCTATTTTATCGGAAATGAATTTTAGTGTTGGACTTTACACTTCACCGCATCTGGTTCGTTTTAATGAAAGAATAAAAGTTAACAGCAATGAGATTGAAGATAATTATCTTGTTGAAATGGTGAATTATCTTAAACCTGATATTGAAAAAATCAAACCCACTTTTTTTGAAGTCACAACCGCACTTGCATTTAAATATTTTTCTGATAAAAAAGTTGATTTCGCTGTTGTTGAAACAGGACTTGGCGGACGGCTTGACTCAACCAATGTTTTGTTACCTGAAATATCAGTCATTACAAAAATTGGATATGATCATAAGGAATTTCTTGGAGATACAATCGAAGACATTGCTAGAGAGAAAGCTGGAATAATTAAAGAAGGTGTGCCAGTCATTGTCTCGCAAAATGAAGAAAAAGTGAAAAATATTTTTAAGGAATTTGCAGTCAAAAAAAATGCAGAAATAATTTTTGCAGATGAAAATTATCTTCACTCGAACTTGCAACAATCAATTGAGAAATTAGAAGTAAAAATATTTTCCCAAAAAACTAGCAATGAATACTTAATTAACTCACCGATGATTGGAGATTTTCAGATTGAAAATTTAAAAACTTCCATAGCAGCGATTGAAAGGTTATTCATTGGAAAGGAAATTAAAGAAGCAGTATTAAATGGAATTAAAAATTTAAAATTCAAACTGCGAGGAAGATTTGAAGTTTTAGACACAAAACCGCAAATTATACTTGATACAAGTCACAATTCAGATGCGATTAGAAATTTCCTCTCAAGTTTAAATAAGCTTTTAAGCAGCCGAAAGGTCGCAATTTTTGGAATTATGAGAGATAAAGAAATTGACGATGTGATTGAATTGATTGAAAGCTCATTTGATAAAATTTTTATATGTCAGGCAAAAACTGAAAGATCAATGAAAGCCGTTGAACTTGCAGAGAAATTCAAACATTCAAATGTTGAAATCTTCACTTCAGTTGGAGAAGCACTTAACAAAGCAATTAATAAAATTCCTCAAGATCAAACAATTGTAATCTTTGGATCAAACTTTATAGTAGGAGAAGCGATTGAATTTCTTGAAAGAAAAAATTAA
- a CDS encoding mannose-1-phosphate guanylyltransferase encodes MKVYAVIMAGGVGSRFWPRSREKMPKQLLRIFDENTMIQNTVKRINKVIPLENTFIVTNKIQKEEIKKQLPQIPHDNIIIEPFGRNTAACIGLASVIIHSFNPDAVTVVLPADHIIRDEDAFVQIIKKAIYFSYHSKGLVTIGIQPTRPETGYGYIQRDEKEIEENIFRVKTFAEKPNYQTAERFLESGDFLWNSGMFIWRVDVILEEFKKHMPDLYEGLEKLQKHLLKDDFQKQVELVYGMLRSISIDYGVMEKSDRVYVIRSTFGWSDVGSWEEVYQLSHKDENGNSLHGKCFVDDVKNSYVYSENNFTAVLGLEHVIVINTDDAVLVANRTHSQDVKKVVDYLKMKKMNDYL; translated from the coding sequence ATGAAAGTTTATGCAGTAATAATGGCAGGTGGAGTTGGTTCAAGGTTTTGGCCCAGAAGCCGCGAAAAAATGCCTAAACAACTTTTAAGAATTTTTGATGAAAACACAATGATTCAAAACACGGTAAAAAGGATTAATAAAGTCATTCCACTTGAAAATACTTTTATTGTGACGAACAAAATCCAAAAAGAAGAGATTAAGAAACAATTACCACAAATACCGCATGACAATATTATAATAGAACCATTCGGCCGCAACACGGCAGCATGTATTGGTCTTGCATCTGTAATTATTCATAGTTTTAATCCGGATGCGGTTACAGTTGTTCTACCCGCCGATCACATAATTAGAGATGAAGATGCCTTCGTTCAAATAATCAAAAAAGCAATCTACTTTTCTTATCATTCAAAAGGATTGGTTACAATTGGAATTCAACCAACGAGACCCGAAACTGGTTATGGATATATTCAAAGAGATGAGAAAGAAATTGAAGAAAATATTTTTAGAGTGAAAACATTCGCTGAAAAGCCGAATTACCAGACAGCAGAAAGATTTCTTGAAAGTGGTGACTTCTTGTGGAACTCTGGAATGTTTATCTGGCGTGTAGATGTTATTCTTGAAGAATTCAAAAAACATATGCCAGACCTTTATGAAGGATTAGAAAAGCTGCAAAAGCATCTCTTGAAAGATGATTTTCAAAAACAGGTTGAGCTTGTTTATGGTATGTTAAGAAGTATTTCAATTGATTATGGAGTGATGGAAAAATCAGATCGGGTTTATGTGATAAGAAGCACTTTTGGCTGGAGCGATGTTGGCAGTTGGGAAGAAGTTTATCAGTTAAGTCATAAAGATGAAAATGGAAATTCTCTGCACGGTAAGTGCTTTGTTGATGATGTAAAGAATTCTTATGTCTATTCAGAAAATAATTTTACAGCAGTTTTAGGACTTGAGCATGTTATTGTCATCAATACTGATGATGCGGTTTTAGTTGCAAATAGAACTCACTCGCAGGATGTGAAAAAAGTTGTAGATTATTTGAAAATGAAAAAAATGAATGACTACTTATGA
- the alr gene encoding alanine racemase, translating to MRPTFAEINLSNLIFNYQSIAKKVGKDVLVMPVVKADAYGHGMIKCVEALLNTTPKPKYFAVALVEEAIEFKRKFPDVNVLVFGKIYPADFKFISRLKITPTVYDFSTLKGLAEYAEKSKTKINIHLKIDTGMGRVGIQLNELEDYLNFIKKNKSIYLEGVYTHFATSDHRDKTFALHQLDRFNTAIEITKSKIKNVKYFHAANSGAILDLPQSYFNIVRPGISLYGYYPSKETSESIPLKPVMSIKTKVAFLKWVEKNTSVSYGRTYFTNEKTQIGTLPIGYADGYNRLLSNKGKVIYRNKMYDVVGRVTMDQIMVNFGCDDVSYEDEVIVLGSSESFKFDADDIAQILNTIPYEVCTSISKRVKRKFIY from the coding sequence ATGAGACCAACATTTGCTGAGATTAACTTATCTAATCTTATCTTCAATTATCAATCAATTGCGAAGAAAGTTGGTAAAGATGTTTTAGTGATGCCAGTTGTAAAAGCCGATGCTTATGGTCATGGAATGATTAAATGTGTGGAAGCTCTCTTAAACACTACTCCCAAACCAAAATACTTCGCCGTTGCTTTAGTTGAAGAAGCAATAGAATTCAAAAGAAAATTTCCTGATGTAAATGTTCTTGTATTTGGGAAAATTTATCCAGCTGATTTCAAGTTCATTTCGAGATTGAAAATTACTCCGACTGTTTATGATTTTTCGACTTTGAAAGGTTTAGCCGAATATGCTGAAAAATCGAAAACAAAAATTAATATTCATCTGAAGATTGATACAGGTATGGGCCGAGTTGGAATTCAACTGAATGAGCTTGAAGATTATCTAAATTTTATCAAGAAGAATAAATCGATTTACCTTGAAGGTGTTTATACACATTTTGCAACTTCGGATCATAGAGATAAGACATTTGCACTTCATCAGCTTGATAGGTTTAATACAGCAATTGAGATTACCAAAAGTAAAATCAAAAATGTAAAATACTTTCACGCAGCAAACAGCGGAGCAATTTTAGATCTTCCTCAATCGTATTTTAATATTGTCAGACCTGGAATTTCTTTATATGGTTATTATCCTTCGAAAGAAACAAGTGAATCGATTCCACTTAAACCGGTAATGTCAATTAAAACAAAGGTCGCTTTTCTTAAATGGGTTGAAAAGAATACAAGCGTCAGTTACGGCAGAACTTATTTCACAAATGAAAAAACACAAATCGGAACTCTTCCAATAGGTTATGCTGATGGGTATAATCGTTTACTTTCAAATAAAGGCAAAGTGATTTATCGTAATAAAATGTATGATGTCGTAGGCAGAGTTACAATGGATCAAATTATGGTTAATTTTGGTTGTGACGATGTTTCGTATGAAGATGAAGTAATTGTGCTTGGTTCATCAGAAAGTTTTAAATTTGATGCGGATGATATTGCTCAAATTTTGAATACAATTCCTTATGAAGTTTGTACATCTATTTCAAAAAGAGTAAAAAGAAAGTTCATTTATTGA
- a CDS encoding dihydroorotate dehydrogenase electron transfer subunit, with translation MFQTLAKVVEKRILTDQIILVTLRSEELTNNVKPGQFVNVRVSETCYPYLRRPFSYCDVERDTFKLMFTIYGQGTKMLANASIGSKFDVIGPLGNGFNLDDDFENAIFVGGGLGIAPFPFFTRVLKNKKNIYTYIGARTKEFVVTYGLQNYKIATDDGSIGFNGNVVELLKNDLDKKFFNGKIKIFGCGPTPMLRALKQLSEEYDLICEVSTEEAMACGFGICQGCPIELSDSSGFKLVCKDGPVFNVKEIKL, from the coding sequence ATGTTTCAAACATTAGCCAAAGTAGTCGAAAAGAGAATTTTAACTGATCAAATTATACTTGTCACTCTTAGATCTGAAGAATTAACTAACAATGTAAAACCAGGCCAATTTGTCAATGTAAGAGTATCTGAAACCTGCTATCCATATTTAAGAAGACCATTTTCTTATTGCGATGTGGAAAGAGATACTTTTAAATTGATGTTCACAATTTACGGTCAAGGAACCAAAATGTTAGCAAATGCTTCGATAGGTTCAAAATTTGATGTGATTGGTCCACTTGGTAATGGTTTTAATTTAGATGATGATTTTGAAAATGCAATTTTTGTTGGTGGTGGACTTGGAATTGCACCATTCCCGTTTTTTACAAGAGTTCTTAAAAATAAGAAGAATATTTACACTTACATCGGTGCAAGAACAAAAGAGTTTGTTGTGACTTATGGACTTCAAAATTATAAGATCGCAACAGATGATGGCTCAATTGGATTTAATGGAAATGTAGTTGAATTGCTTAAAAATGATTTAGATAAAAAATTTTTCAACGGGAAGATTAAAATTTTTGGATGTGGTCCTACCCCAATGCTAAGAGCGCTAAAGCAATTGAGCGAAGAGTATGATTTGATTTGTGAAGTCTCAACAGAAGAAGCTATGGCTTGCGGTTTTGGAATCTGTCAGGGTTGTCCTATTGAATTATCTGATTCGTCAGGATTTAAACTCGTTTGCAAAGACGGTCCAGTTTTTAATGTAAAAGAAATTAAATTATGA